One Bacillus sp. 1780r2a1 DNA segment encodes these proteins:
- a CDS encoding sigma-70 family RNA polymerase sigma factor has product MSASNIEPYLRQVLAYLQKRGVSKQDAEDITQDVAMKYLENQHKVEHGKERAWLFRVALNKRCDLIRKNSVQTRYVLTQGATELQNAPMDFVLSKEQFEQYAKALNKLKPQYKNLLILKYEYGLKYEELSEQFNMKVTTIKSALYRARKLFMKHYAYQLM; this is encoded by the coding sequence ATGAGTGCTAGCAATATTGAACCATATTTGCGACAGGTGCTAGCTTATTTGCAAAAGCGAGGTGTCAGCAAGCAAGATGCTGAAGATATCACACAAGATGTGGCGATGAAATACTTAGAAAATCAGCATAAGGTTGAACACGGGAAAGAAAGAGCCTGGTTGTTTCGAGTTGCTTTAAATAAGCGCTGTGATTTAATCAGAAAAAATTCCGTTCAAACTCGCTATGTGTTAACACAGGGAGCAACAGAGCTGCAAAATGCGCCGATGGATTTTGTATTATCAAAAGAGCAATTCGAGCAATATGCGAAAGCGTTAAATAAACTAAAGCCTCAATACAAAAACCTACTTATCTTAAAATATGAGTATGGTTTGAAATATGAAGAGCTTTCTGAGCAATTTAATATGAAAGTGACGACTATTAAGTCAGCACTTTATCGAGCACGCAAGCTATTTATGAAGCATTATGCATATCAGCTTATGTGA
- a CDS encoding VTT domain-containing protein, which produces MVDQIISVIQQFGYGYFFLLIIIGANFTPIPDPLFIMLAGNHATLSTFHPFVAFLLTYSAMMLSLYIKFLFARWFRKQTIKSLSQSRFQKKRYEIENLIASYGSFGIMLSFFLPGMRHVMPLFLGTTKMPHLNYITTTFSFGLIWTFAFFLWGFKVDDTASFETISQFTILFIAISIGSLAYQKRKMRSKE; this is translated from the coding sequence GTGGTGGATCAAATTATTTCAGTAATTCAACAGTTTGGATACGGATATTTCTTTTTATTAATCATCATTGGTGCTAATTTCACACCTATTCCAGACCCTCTCTTCATTATGCTTGCAGGCAATCATGCCACCCTTTCGACTTTTCACCCTTTTGTTGCTTTTCTTCTGACTTACAGTGCCATGATGCTTAGCTTATATATAAAATTCTTATTTGCTAGATGGTTTCGCAAGCAAACGATAAAATCTCTATCTCAATCACGCTTTCAAAAAAAACGATATGAAATTGAAAATCTTATTGCTTCATACGGTTCCTTTGGTATTATGCTCAGCTTCTTCTTGCCGGGAATGCGCCACGTTATGCCCTTATTTTTAGGAACAACGAAAATGCCACATCTTAATTATATAACCACAACATTCTCGTTTGGATTGATTTGGACATTTGCGTTTTTCTTATGGGGGTTTAAAGTTGATGATACCGCTTCATTTGAAACCATTTCTCAATTCACTATTTTGTTTATTGCCATCAGCATTGGAAGTTTAGCGTACCAAAAACGAAAAATGCGCAGTAAGGAATGA
- a CDS encoding DNA polymerase IV, which translates to MKEMYPKKGRVILHIDANAFYASVEEARNPALKGKPMAIAGNPKERRGIVVTCNYAARNEGVYAPMPLWEAKKIFPQLIVLKPDFTLYRKVSAQMFSYLSTISSILEPASIDEGYLDITDCFHQGTPLEIAQRIQNDLLNELQIPVSIGIAPNKFLAKTASNMKKPLGVTILRKRDVSQKLWPHPVVYMHGIGDKTAEKLNAVHIHTIEELAHADDHKLKTVVGIRGIEMKQRANGIDDRSVNPNRRSEFKSIGNSKTLAKNLTDDREMVPVLNDLTESVSQRMRAKKVVSKTIQLTIRYGNFKTITRTQTIDQWTNQQKVLLHWVNKLLQKHWDGEPVRLLGVAALQVERINARDQEQLSLFTYERHAKDEPLYKAVQELQSKYGDEIIRKGLKKEEK; encoded by the coding sequence TTGAAAGAGATGTATCCAAAAAAGGGAAGAGTAATATTGCATATTGACGCGAATGCATTTTATGCTTCGGTGGAAGAAGCACGTAATCCAGCGCTAAAAGGAAAACCTATGGCCATTGCAGGTAACCCAAAAGAACGTAGAGGAATTGTGGTAACGTGTAACTATGCAGCGCGCAATGAAGGGGTATACGCACCGATGCCACTATGGGAAGCGAAGAAAATTTTCCCTCAGCTCATTGTATTAAAACCAGATTTTACTCTTTACCGTAAAGTATCAGCGCAAATGTTTTCTTACTTATCGACAATCTCTTCTATTCTTGAGCCTGCTTCAATTGACGAAGGATACTTAGATATTACGGATTGCTTTCATCAAGGTACGCCGCTTGAGATTGCACAGCGAATACAGAACGACCTGTTGAATGAATTACAAATACCTGTCTCAATTGGCATTGCACCAAATAAATTTTTAGCTAAAACGGCGAGCAATATGAAAAAACCTCTTGGAGTTACAATCTTAAGAAAGCGAGATGTTAGTCAGAAACTTTGGCCACATCCAGTAGTTTATATGCATGGTATAGGTGATAAAACTGCTGAGAAATTGAATGCTGTTCATATCCATACGATTGAAGAGCTAGCGCATGCAGATGATCATAAGCTAAAGACCGTAGTGGGAATAAGAGGAATAGAAATGAAGCAAAGAGCTAATGGAATTGACGATCGATCTGTAAACCCAAATCGCCGGTCAGAGTTTAAATCGATTGGAAATTCAAAAACGCTAGCGAAAAATCTAACAGATGATCGTGAAATGGTACCGGTTTTAAATGACCTCACGGAGTCTGTTAGCCAGCGAATGCGCGCAAAAAAAGTAGTCAGCAAAACGATTCAGTTAACCATTCGCTACGGTAATTTTAAAACCATTACAAGAACCCAAACCATTGATCAGTGGACGAATCAGCAAAAAGTGTTGTTACATTGGGTAAACAAGCTGCTTCAAAAGCATTGGGACGGTGAACCTGTTCGATTGTTAGGAGTAGCTGCTTTACAAGTAGAAAGAATCAATGCTCGAGATCAAGAACAGCTGAGCTTATTTACATATGAACGACATGCAAAAGATGAACCGCTTTATAAAGCAGTTCAGGAGCTTCAAAGTAAGTATGGTGACGAAATAATACGCAAAGGGTTAAAAAAAGAGGAAAAGTGA
- a CDS encoding organic hydroperoxide resistance protein: MSVLFTSKATAVGGREGHVKSDDGLINLDLVMPSPNNKKEGTNPEQLFAAGYASCFDGALNLIAKKQKHSIESSITAEVSLMKDPADDGFKLAVTLNAHIKGVSQEDAEKLVKAAHDFCPYSKATRGNIDVTLNTTAE, translated from the coding sequence ATGTCAGTTTTATTTACTTCAAAAGCAACAGCAGTAGGCGGAAGGGAAGGGCACGTCAAATCAGATGATGGCCTAATTAATTTAGATTTAGTCATGCCTTCGCCAAACAATAAAAAAGAAGGAACAAACCCTGAGCAACTTTTTGCAGCAGGATATGCTTCTTGCTTCGACGGAGCTTTAAATTTAATTGCTAAAAAGCAAAAGCATTCTATTGAATCATCTATTACCGCTGAAGTTAGTTTAATGAAAGACCCAGCAGATGATGGATTTAAGCTAGCAGTAACGCTAAATGCACATATAAAAGGGGTATCTCAAGAAGATGCTGAAAAGCTAGTGAAAGCAGCACACGATTTTTGCCCATATTCAAAAGCAACTAGAGGAAATATTGATGTAACGTTAAACACAACGGCTGAATAA
- a CDS encoding MarR family transcriptional regulator, which translates to MTDLFSRLKLENQLCFSIYATSREITKVYKPLLDKIGVTYPQYLALLVLWEHGQVSVKKMGELLYLDSGTLTPMLKRMQEQELVIRERSQEDERVVLVSLTEKGATLRDKACQIPDEVFNMTDYSPEELANLKRMLHELLTAIHSYNGKNN; encoded by the coding sequence ATGACCGATTTATTTTCAAGATTAAAGTTAGAAAATCAGCTTTGCTTTTCGATTTATGCTACGTCACGTGAGATTACAAAAGTATATAAACCCCTTTTAGATAAAATTGGCGTCACGTATCCACAGTACTTAGCTCTTCTTGTCCTATGGGAGCATGGACAAGTTAGTGTAAAAAAAATGGGAGAGCTTTTATATTTAGATTCTGGTACGCTAACTCCAATGCTGAAACGTATGCAAGAGCAAGAGCTTGTAATCCGCGAACGCTCTCAGGAAGATGAGCGAGTTGTGTTAGTAAGCTTAACAGAAAAAGGTGCTACGCTTCGAGATAAAGCGTGCCAAATTCCAGATGAAGTATTTAATATGACCGATTACTCTCCTGAAGAGCTAGCAAATTTAAAACGAATGCTTCATGAGTTGTTAACTGCTATCCATAGTTATAATGGAAAAAACAATTAA
- a CDS encoding cold-shock protein: MYFAKKGMEEQVTQMMDTNVYACQSDSCNGWMREDFVTADYNCPMCGNEMSQEVRELPKIKKDFQFYNR; this comes from the coding sequence ATGTATTTCGCGAAAAAAGGTATGGAAGAACAAGTTACTCAAATGATGGATACAAACGTTTATGCGTGTCAGTCTGACTCTTGTAACGGATGGATGAGAGAAGACTTTGTGACGGCAGATTATAATTGTCCAATGTGTGGAAATGAAATGTCTCAAGAAGTGAGAGAGCTACCTAAAATCAAGAAGGATTTTCAGTTTTATAATCGTTAA
- a CDS encoding LPXTG cell wall anchor domain-containing protein has translation MNIGTLYFPTSVLLLVALLLGGFYFYFKRRRKHNKK, from the coding sequence ATGAATATTGGCACCTTATATTTTCCAACCAGCGTATTATTATTAGTTGCTTTACTATTAGGAGGCTTTTACTTTTATTTTAAAAGACGCCGCAAGCATAATAAAAAATAA
- a CDS encoding LysM peptidoglycan-binding domain-containing protein — protein MKKHIFSLGATALVSMGIAGMASADAETYKVQSGDTLYSISKKYNVSVKDLQVWNNLSSTIIYANQTLHISSSSDTNTASPSPSTSQNTYKVQSGDTLYRIAKSHGLSVEQLKQYNNLSSNVIYVNQVLTVNGSSAVTAPADEKIEQPEQQAPVSTYKVKPGDTLWSIAQRHGVSVSRLQELNGLSANTIYINQVLKVNGSVAPAPAAPEVSNPVSSKPQTPAPSENQEVKKEFQVVATAYTAFCTGCSGITKTGIDLRANPNQKVIAVDPSVIPLGSRVYVEGYGEAIAGDTGGAIKGNRIDVFIPSQSEAMKWGRKTVTVKILN, from the coding sequence ATGAAAAAACATATTTTTTCACTTGGTGCAACGGCACTTGTTTCAATGGGAATTGCAGGCATGGCATCAGCAGACGCGGAAACTTATAAAGTTCAGTCAGGAGACACGCTTTATAGCATTTCAAAAAAATACAATGTATCAGTAAAAGACCTACAAGTATGGAATAACTTATCATCCACTATCATTTATGCAAATCAAACCTTACATATTAGTAGTTCATCTGACACGAATACAGCATCACCATCACCCTCTACGTCTCAAAATACATATAAAGTTCAATCAGGCGATACGCTTTATCGTATTGCAAAATCTCACGGCTTATCGGTTGAGCAATTAAAACAGTATAATAACCTATCATCCAATGTTATTTACGTGAACCAAGTGTTAACTGTAAATGGCTCCAGCGCTGTAACAGCACCGGCAGATGAAAAAATAGAACAACCAGAACAACAAGCTCCTGTTAGTACATATAAAGTAAAGCCAGGCGATACGTTGTGGAGCATTGCCCAAAGGCACGGTGTTTCAGTTTCAAGATTACAGGAGCTAAACGGCTTGTCAGCAAACACAATTTACATTAATCAAGTGCTTAAAGTCAATGGATCTGTTGCTCCAGCACCAGCTGCCCCTGAGGTATCAAATCCTGTATCTTCTAAGCCACAAACACCAGCCCCTTCTGAAAACCAGGAAGTAAAGAAAGAATTTCAGGTTGTAGCTACGGCTTACACAGCTTTTTGTACTGGCTGTAGTGGTATTACAAAGACAGGTATTGACCTCCGTGCAAACCCAAATCAAAAAGTAATTGCTGTTGACCCGTCCGTTATTCCTCTTGGATCACGCGTTTATGTGGAGGGATATGGAGAAGCGATTGCAGGCGATACGGGTGGTGCTATTAAAGGGAACCGTATTGACGTTTTTATTCCGTCTCAAAGCGAAGCAATGAAGTGGGGTCGCAAAACGGTTACAGTTAAAATATTAAACTAA
- a CDS encoding AAA domain-containing protein, which produces MKKTVSQYLKEWVQALSMEISHLKKEGGRKEQLVNGEYVGRYGEAFVYRFQMVRFFHIIDGTSMRVRVQDAELDGEILAHEKHEVYIKVGVYLGADVPVLYLFNEPWELLQALIDRLEELKDYKKKRARVKRLMAGTAKVNHEEYKIKNDLHEILLRAHHNQTTYLWGPPGTGKTYTLSRIINSMYRKKKRVLVVSHSNAAVDVLMNEALMRIEAKHKWKKGEVVRYGAMANEELQTKLSTTLLVEHEHPDLARKEKDLQEQYVRLTRYPSKEREIQQVKKKLTSVKQEMAELEKELVQKAVIIGTTLTKMATDASVYEKEYDVVIVDEVSMAYTPQVALAASLGKHIVVCGDFKQLPAVSQSKHAYVKEALGRDIFEQSGIAAQIHEGNWHPHLVILKQQRRMHPNISAFTNAHVYGGKVSDHPSVVQREAVAQLKPFVDKALVLLNTSGIKTFAQKEKNGGSRYNLVSAFISSSLLIRAFKSGITSLGYVTPYRAQAQLVRDLVKGTIPEEHILAATVHKFQGSEKDLMIFDAVDSHPFSKPGMLLTNELADRLINVAITRAKGKFIMIGDVPYLAKRLPKERLLFKLLQYMNEQNVIYQPNEYLKEMIQDSQLIWHKGMDVDKIVMDIRRAKNKLFIVLPTIKEWPNRLWEAINKFQGTVTILTKEPGRLKVKEGVEVIPSHLPFFIFAMDEKCLWCSNESNQGNSIPLTVRIECLDFVQMFLSYVDMTPVFSHSRQDWLQINKIGYSLADYLSIWDRCSECHSVRDAEVTVKGKVRFVCHHCGNTGGITRKIFQDYLRYVTAECKACNKEVEVAFREGVYAYCPSCKKEALPKDLLSI; this is translated from the coding sequence TTGAAAAAAACAGTTTCACAGTATTTAAAAGAGTGGGTTCAGGCTTTATCAATGGAAATTAGCCACTTAAAGAAAGAAGGAGGGAGAAAAGAGCAGCTAGTTAACGGTGAATACGTAGGACGATATGGAGAAGCTTTTGTGTACCGTTTTCAGATGGTACGCTTTTTTCACATAATAGATGGAACGAGCATGCGTGTAAGGGTTCAAGATGCAGAGCTTGATGGCGAGATTTTAGCTCATGAAAAGCACGAGGTATATATAAAAGTAGGGGTCTATTTAGGGGCAGATGTTCCTGTTTTGTACTTGTTCAATGAACCATGGGAGCTTTTACAGGCACTGATTGACCGGTTAGAAGAACTGAAAGACTATAAGAAAAAGCGTGCAAGAGTTAAACGTTTAATGGCGGGTACAGCGAAGGTGAATCATGAAGAATACAAAATAAAAAATGATCTTCATGAGATTTTATTGAGAGCTCACCATAATCAAACAACGTACTTATGGGGGCCTCCTGGAACAGGAAAAACATATACGCTTTCACGTATTATTAATAGCATGTACCGAAAGAAGAAGCGTGTCTTGGTAGTGTCGCACAGCAATGCAGCGGTTGATGTATTAATGAACGAAGCATTAATGCGTATTGAAGCGAAGCATAAGTGGAAAAAAGGAGAGGTTGTACGTTATGGAGCTATGGCAAATGAAGAGCTTCAAACAAAACTTTCTACGACTCTATTAGTTGAACACGAGCATCCAGATCTTGCAAGAAAAGAAAAGGACCTGCAAGAACAATATGTACGTTTAACAAGATATCCTTCTAAAGAGCGTGAAATTCAACAGGTTAAAAAGAAGCTCACTAGCGTGAAGCAGGAGATGGCAGAGCTGGAAAAAGAGCTGGTACAAAAAGCAGTCATTATTGGAACAACATTAACTAAAATGGCAACGGACGCATCGGTTTATGAAAAAGAATATGATGTAGTAATTGTAGACGAAGTAAGTATGGCTTATACGCCACAAGTGGCTTTAGCAGCTTCTTTAGGTAAGCACATTGTTGTTTGTGGAGATTTCAAGCAACTTCCAGCCGTTTCTCAATCAAAGCATGCGTATGTGAAAGAAGCACTAGGACGTGATATATTTGAACAATCGGGGATTGCAGCACAAATTCATGAAGGAAACTGGCATCCACATTTAGTAATATTAAAGCAGCAACGTCGTATGCATCCAAATATTTCAGCGTTTACAAACGCTCATGTATATGGTGGTAAAGTAAGCGATCATCCATCTGTAGTACAGCGAGAAGCAGTTGCTCAACTAAAACCGTTTGTAGATAAAGCTCTTGTACTTCTGAATACAAGCGGTATTAAGACATTTGCTCAAAAAGAAAAAAATGGGGGGTCACGGTATAACTTAGTGTCTGCTTTTATTTCAAGTAGCTTGCTTATTCGCGCATTTAAAAGTGGAATTACATCATTAGGTTATGTTACCCCATATCGAGCACAAGCGCAGCTTGTAAGAGACCTAGTAAAAGGAACGATTCCTGAAGAGCATATTCTTGCTGCAACGGTTCATAAGTTTCAAGGTTCTGAAAAAGACCTTATGATTTTTGATGCGGTTGATAGTCATCCTTTTTCAAAGCCAGGCATGCTTCTTACAAATGAATTAGCAGACCGCCTTATAAACGTAGCAATTACAAGAGCAAAAGGAAAATTTATTATGATAGGTGACGTTCCTTACTTAGCTAAACGTTTGCCTAAAGAGCGCTTGCTTTTTAAGCTACTTCAATATATGAATGAACAAAATGTCATCTACCAACCGAATGAATATTTGAAAGAAATGATTCAAGATAGCCAGCTAATTTGGCATAAAGGAATGGATGTTGACAAGATAGTAATGGATATTAGACGTGCGAAAAATAAATTGTTTATCGTGTTGCCTACTATAAAAGAATGGCCAAATAGGCTTTGGGAAGCGATTAATAAATTTCAGGGAACGGTTACAATTTTGACAAAAGAACCTGGAAGGCTTAAGGTCAAAGAAGGAGTTGAAGTTATACCTTCTCATCTTCCTTTTTTTATCTTTGCGATGGATGAGAAGTGTTTGTGGTGTAGCAACGAGAGTAATCAAGGAAACTCTATTCCTTTAACCGTTCGCATTGAGTGCTTAGACTTTGTCCAAATGTTCTTAAGTTATGTGGATATGACGCCCGTTTTTAGTCATTCAAGGCAAGATTGGCTGCAGATAAATAAAATAGGATATTCATTAGCAGACTACTTAAGTATATGGGATCGATGTTCGGAATGTCATAGCGTTCGAGACGCTGAAGTGACAGTAAAAGGAAAAGTTCGGTTTGTTTGTCATCACTGTGGGAATACAGGTGGTATAACGAGGAAAATTTTCCAAGATTATTTAAGGTATGTAACTGCTGAATGTAAAGCCTGCAACAAAGAGGTTGAAGTTGCTTTTCGAGAAGGTGTTTACGCTTACTGTCCGTCATGTAAAAAAGAGGCGCTACCGAAAGATTTGCTTTCTATCTAA
- a CDS encoding cobalamin B12-binding domain-containing protein: MDNQAPLVLAKSLVEGKIQKSWLIVGSYLENGSSLLDTYLLITNAMYQIGQWWQENKISVADEHLATATCDYVLARLQFTLNKDKLPSKRALLFCVEGEEHYIGLKMLASLLEEYRWEVKNLGANLPLPYAINSIEKWKPEVVGISISQVHLLPSLKQYINEIESLAYPPTVLVGGRLLQHYDLTGYGSTQTVFINKVEQFEQWLLENALKQSLVSGEKI, translated from the coding sequence TTGGACAACCAAGCCCCCTTAGTATTAGCAAAATCACTTGTAGAAGGGAAGATACAAAAAAGTTGGTTGATCGTGGGTTCATATCTAGAAAATGGTTCGTCCTTATTGGATACGTATCTTTTAATAACCAATGCTATGTATCAGATTGGACAATGGTGGCAAGAGAATAAAATTTCAGTTGCTGATGAACATTTGGCTACCGCGACATGTGATTATGTACTTGCTCGACTACAGTTTACGTTGAACAAAGATAAGCTTCCAAGCAAGCGTGCTTTGCTTTTTTGTGTCGAAGGAGAAGAGCACTATATCGGTTTGAAGATGTTGGCGTCTTTGCTTGAAGAATATAGGTGGGAAGTGAAAAATTTAGGAGCTAATCTTCCTTTACCATACGCTATTAACAGCATTGAAAAGTGGAAGCCAGAAGTTGTTGGAATATCTATTTCACAGGTACATTTGTTGCCAAGCTTAAAGCAATACATTAACGAAATAGAAAGTTTAGCTTATCCACCGACTGTTTTAGTAGGTGGTAGGTTACTTCAACATTATGATCTAACTGGATATGGTTCAACACAAACCGTATTTATTAATAAGGTTGAACAATTTGAGCAGTGGCTGCTTGAAAACGCACTGAAGCAGTCTCTTGTATCGGGGGAAAAAATATGA
- a CDS encoding PAS domain-containing protein produces the protein MTSLSLEAIPVPLFIVDKNGRIIDFTPSVTKTFLPAHEIADIIDKDSHQKLKTLVREREEKRVELNMVTFDNPVALFDVYYKPAAYNNQDVFICYPVHEYMTNIQSTLNQFRSMIIQEPEHAKQTLTVIEEDQDTITQLHSLSSKRQLREMKRNVKTVLDLLTIIHPDVIEAEKAEYFDLIVTQLSHTHEIIDELLCQLNEKNAAVN, from the coding sequence ATGACGTCATTATCGCTTGAAGCTATTCCCGTTCCGTTATTTATTGTGGATAAAAATGGACGAATCATTGATTTTACACCGAGCGTTACTAAAACATTTTTACCAGCTCATGAAATAGCCGACATAATTGATAAAGATAGTCATCAAAAGCTAAAAACTCTCGTTCGAGAACGAGAAGAAAAGCGTGTGGAACTTAATATGGTTACGTTTGATAATCCGGTTGCTTTATTTGATGTTTACTATAAACCAGCAGCGTATAATAACCAGGATGTATTTATTTGTTATCCTGTTCATGAATATATGACAAATATTCAGTCAACGCTAAACCAATTTAGAAGTATGATTATTCAAGAGCCAGAACATGCAAAGCAAACATTGACTGTTATTGAAGAAGATCAAGACACCATTACCCAGCTTCATTCACTCTCATCTAAGCGTCAGCTACGGGAAATGAAAAGAAATGTAAAGACGGTATTAGATTTATTGACGATTATTCATCCGGATGTAATTGAAGCTGAAAAAGCTGAGTACTTCGATTTAATCGTTACTCAGCTTTCACATACACATGAAATTATAGACGAGCTTTTATGTCAATTAAATGAAAAGAATGCCGCCGTTAATTAA